The genomic interval CGAACAGGGGTAGGTCAGGGCCTGCAGGAAATAGGCTGCGGGCTTGCTGATCTTGATGACGACCGTGTTGGGATCGGGCGCCAGCAGGCTATCGCCGATCAACGTCGGGATCTTACCGCTGGTGATCTTGTCGTAGTCCTTGATCAGGTTGAGATAGTAGGCAACCTGCGACTTGGTGGCCGGCTGCAGGGTGCGGTCGATGCTGTAAATAACGTCCTGCGAGGTGAGCGGCGTACCATCGCTGAATTTGAGGTTGGGCCGCAGGTGGAAGGTGTAGGTGAGGCCATCAGCAGAGACCTCATGAGACTGGGCTAGCTGGTCGCGGAGCTGCACGTTGTGGTCCCACTCGACCAGGCCCGTCCAGATTGTCTGAATGGTGTTGGCATCGACGGCAAGCTGGACCAGGGCCGGGTCCAGCGTGCCAAAATCGGTCGCGCCGATGGGGATGCGCAGCACCTGCTTGTCAGGTGGCGCAATTTGCGTGCTACTCGTGCTGCTCTGACCACCGCCACAGGCCACGAGCAGCGCGATGAGGCAGAGCAAGGCCGGAATGAAGGCCAAAGGGAATGGTCTGCTCTTACGCACGGGTAACCTCTCTTCTGGCTTCTGTCCTGTCGGGACGGAGAAGATGGTAATGAGTGGCTTTTTACCAGCCGGCACCGACTGGTAAGAGAAAGAAGATGCTTCCTGCTACGCGCGCCCATGAGGATGGCGACGTTTCTCCTTTAGCATCGTTGCCTCCTTTCGATCGCTGAAACGTCCGCTTGGCTGCCTTCCTTGTAGCAGGCTGAGCTGTATAGATATTACGTCCATTCTGGGAGAAATCTCTCAACAATTTGTACCCGCTCCGTTCCCTGCACGCCTCTACATCAGCGCCTTCCCCCAGTTAGCCGTGCTCAGATCAGAGAGCTTCCTCCCTCTTTCCCTGCTATTCTTCCTCGCCTCGCAGGTCATCTCCCTCTCCCCTCCCGTCAACCATGACTATAAGATGGATAAAGCTGGGTGTGCAAAGCGGAAGCGGGCGCGAGCCTGCTTGTCTGACGGTGAGTCCACAGCGCGTCAGCAGGCTCGCGCCCGCTCCTTCCCTCATAGAGAAAAGCAGATCCCGCGCGCCAGGCCAGGCCCAGATAGAGCTTCGCGCAGGCCCGCGGGAAGGCAGGAGCTAGCGCTCAGAGAGATGGATACGTAGAATCTCTCCCTGACCAGGGCCGTAGCCGTAGCCTTTATTCGATACATAGAGGTTGCCATCCGGTCCAAAGGTCATGGCTGTCGGGAAGCTGAGGCCGGAGGCGACCAGTACCTGTCGTCCGCGCTCACTGACGCGCACAATCACGCCGGTGCCGGGCACCGGGCCGGCATTATTGGCCGTAGTGGTTTCCAGAACATAGAGGCGCCCACGCCAATCAAAAGCCAGGCCGACCACTGCCGTCAGCCCGCTCATCAGAACGCGCACATGGCCATGTGGCGTGATCGCCAGGAGCTTCTCTGTGCCAACACGGACCGGGAAGGTGCCCAGATTGGCCACATAGAAGAGGCCGCGATGGAAGGCCACCGCCGTCGGGACGATGTGGCCCTGGCTGGCCGAGATATCGGCCACGCGCTCAATCTCACTCCCTGCATGGCGGTCATGCTGCCAGCGCGGCGTAATCCGATCCAGCTCCCCGTGATTCGGCTCCAGCGCGTACAGGCTGCCATCGACGGCCACCATACTATACCAGGTCCCGTCAGGCTCGAAGTCCTCTTGATCAGGATGCTTGACCGGATGTGTCTGCAGAAAATGACTGAGATCGGCGATGTAGACCACGCGATGGCGCCCCGGCTCAAAGCGGAAAATAGCATTGGGGACCTGGGGCACGCCGTGGGAGCAACCAGCTCCAGCGAGCAGGCCATAGAGGGTATGGCCGATAAAAGCGAGATCTGAGACACCGCTCACCGTGCTCTCGCTGGCCTGGCTGGTCTGGCTGGAAGGCAGGTGATCGATCAGCGTCACTCGCTTCCCATGATGGTCAATGCGTGAAATGCGAGCAGTGAAGCCCCCAGTGTAGGGGCCAATCGGCGGCGGCACCTGCTGACAACGCCCCACTGTAGAGTGCTTGCCACCCAGACCACCCTCAGCGACGTAAAGCTGCCCATCAGGACCAAAGTGCAGCCCCCGCGGGTTGTTGAGTCCGGTTGCAAAGACGCTGACCTTGCCAATCGGCTCAGCCTGGGGCAGGGCTCGCGCCCGCGGCGGAGCCACCACCAGCGAGGCCGGTACGATCAGCCCGATGGCTACGGCACACACGAGGAGTCTTCTGAGGCGCGTAACGTTCATCTTTCTCCTCTCTATTATCATTACCATCTTATCCTAAAAAGGATATATACTTTTCAATTAGTATATATCCGTATGTTCTGCTACTACTATAGAGAGGAGGTCGAAACACAAGCAGGTGCCTGCGGGAGAGGCGGCCAACGGCGACAGCCTCTCCCCAGACGCCGCCAGAATCTCAGCGCATCAGGGGCACCAGCGTTTTGACGCGGCTCAGCTCTTTGTGTCGGCGCCGGTGATAGCTCAGGTAATCATCAAGGACACGCAGCGACTGGTGATCCATGCGCTGCCGCAGCTCGTTTTCCGGGAGCCAACACGGGCGGCCCTCCATACCCATCCGCAGCTGTCCGCCGCACACCCGCGCGTGATAGACAAAGCTGACCGTACTGAGGGCCCGCCAGTCAGTTGTTGCCAGCGAATAAAAATTGATTAGATCATCGGCTTCCAGCAGCAGCCCCGTCTCCTCACGTCCTTCGCGCTCTGCGGCCTCGCGTGGGTGCTCGCGCCAGGTCATAAAGCCGCCAGGGAAGACTGCCCGCCCGCTGGGAAGGAGCAGCACCAGATAGCGCCCCTGCTCTTCGACGACCACCGCTGCACTCCCGAAGGGCGGCAGCTTCCCGCCGAGCAGGCGATTCAGCAGATTAAAACAGTAACTGACACAGCGCTTCAAATACGTATAAAGTGCTGTCTTTATCGCATTCATATGCATGCTCTGTTTCCTCTTTTCTAGCTTCTTGCTCGAGAACCCGGCCCCCCGAGAGAGCCGCCAGGCTGTAGGTCTGACTGTCTACAGGAGCGAGGGCGTCGGTACAGGAGAGAGTATAGTCAGTCGCTGTTGCAATGAAGGCAGAGTTCAGT from Thermogemmatispora onikobensis carries:
- a CDS encoding ScyD/ScyE family protein codes for the protein MNVTRLRRLLVCAVAIGLIVPASLVVAPPRARALPQAEPIGKVSVFATGLNNPRGLHFGPDGQLYVAEGGLGGKHSTVGRCQQVPPPIGPYTGGFTARISRIDHHGKRVTLIDHLPSSQTSQASESTVSGVSDLAFIGHTLYGLLAGAGCSHGVPQVPNAIFRFEPGRHRVVYIADLSHFLQTHPVKHPDQEDFEPDGTWYSMVAVDGSLYALEPNHGELDRITPRWQHDRHAGSEIERVADISASQGHIVPTAVAFHRGLFYVANLGTFPVRVGTEKLLAITPHGHVRVLMSGLTAVVGLAFDWRGRLYVLETTTANNAGPVPGTGVIVRVSERGRQVLVASGLSFPTAMTFGPDGNLYVSNKGYGYGPGQGEILRIHLSER
- a CDS encoding NUDIX domain-containing protein, with protein sequence MNAIKTALYTYLKRCVSYCFNLLNRLLGGKLPPFGSAAVVVEEQGRYLVLLLPSGRAVFPGGFMTWREHPREAAEREGREETGLLLEADDLINFYSLATTDWRALSTVSFVYHARVCGGQLRMGMEGRPCWLPENELRQRMDHQSLRVLDDYLSYHRRRHKELSRVKTLVPLMR